The following proteins are encoded in a genomic region of Hymenobacter siberiensis:
- a CDS encoding glycine zipper domain-containing protein — MNKLPYLFAFIILLTSFHAPAAHAQWSPQAKGAVIGGLGGAAAGAIINKRNRVVGGVVGGVAGGAIGYGIGKHIDNKRKQRAAAAAQQRAVAAREANYRRELALARNRPTVTTTRTTQTALVPANSLTASSTMVGGMQPAAQPAPSNAAYLPNPAYGDASHPYGTSEYRRKSW; from the coding sequence ATGAATAAGCTCCCGTATCTCTTCGCTTTCATTATCCTGCTCACCTCGTTTCATGCTCCGGCTGCCCATGCGCAATGGAGCCCACAGGCCAAAGGTGCCGTTATCGGTGGCCTGGGCGGGGCTGCTGCCGGAGCCATCATCAACAAGCGCAATCGGGTTGTGGGTGGCGTGGTAGGTGGCGTGGCCGGTGGTGCTATTGGCTACGGTATTGGTAAGCACATCGACAACAAGCGCAAGCAGCGTGCCGCCGCCGCCGCCCAGCAGCGCGCCGTGGCCGCCCGCGAAGCTAACTATCGCCGCGAGCTGGCCCTGGCCCGCAACCGCCCGACCGTTACCACTACCCGCACCACGCAAACGGCCCTGGTGCCCGCCAATAGCCTGACGGCTTCCAGCACCATGGTGGGCGGCATGCAGCCCGCCGCGCAGCCGGCTCCCTCAAACGCCGCTTACCTGCCCAACCCTGCCTACGGCGATGCTTCGCACCCCTATGGCACTTCCGAGTATCGCCGGAAAAGCTGGTAA